The Vigna radiata var. radiata cultivar VC1973A chromosome 6, Vradiata_ver6, whole genome shotgun sequence DNA segment AAACACTATATCAACTTCCCAATAAGAATACacaatttagaatattttaaatccATTAAACAAAGTTCAACTACTTTcaagaacaaaatttaaataattctcAACCAAACCACAATCCTGACATCAAAACCAAAATCTATTAGTGAAGTCACATTGACGTTCAAATAATCTATCATATAgtctatcaaaatcaaaaataGCTTTCatggtctaaaattattttctccaTATCAACTTCCAAATCCaagcaataaaaaatttaattatccaAACATAACAAAGTTCTAAAATGTGTTACACTAAGTTGAGATGAGTATGTGTTACACTAAGTTGAGATGATAACTTTTCTCAACAGCCCTACagatattgataataaaattatatataaaatgagaaaataaaaaaattaaagtaaataaatacttattatatttaaaaattgataaaggaCTATCCTTGGATTCCATACAAGAAGAACTTGAAGATGAACCTTTACAATTTAAAGAATCTATGACAAGGACAATGAACAAGAGAATGGAATAACAAATCTATTCAAGGCTTATGATGCTACAAGCAACTAGAAAATCaaaagatatgaaaatcatGTTTTGTAGCAcccttatatattaaattttaatgcatttaaagcatctattatttattttaattttgtaagttcattggacaaacaatttgtttttgttttttattttcaagttattttgaGTCCAATatcttttgattttcttttagggttttttaggttTCTTAAACATTTGTGTTTATATATAGTCATCCGATATATTTATAGACACTTTTGAGTTTTATTATATGCATATGCATTTTTTATAAAGGATTATCCTGTTTATTAGTTAGAACTCTaatcaaaaattaatatttttttgacaatctTCACTTGACTTACCAATCTCTTAAATTGTCGTGTcttctatttctattttattttacggttctttcttaatttatttttgttgtaccttaagaaaaaaatattttttttataagattatataATCTAACACCAGAGTGTATTATCTGTATCAAAAACCTTGTTAGATAAAAATGTTCTTTAACTTATAACTACTATGAGATGCGatcaaattctaaaaaaagatataaaaaatatatataaataatacaacCAAAACAAATGATAGGCATAAGTATAGAAACCCAATTactatttaaacttttttttttttaacttaccCAATCCAATTTagatatgattttaaaattaagttatatttttaacaagtcACTCTTCCAAACTATGATAATTAGTTGGGATTAAGTAAAATCTCGATTGTTTAAGAgctaaaacagaaaaataaatagattatgTTAGAAAATGTGATCTCATGATAGCAGGTAATTTGGAAGGATTAACTGTGGAACATTGAGCTGGGCATATATGGAGCACAGAAAAGCACGTATCACTTAAACAATGGGAAAGTGAGAGGTGCATATAGCAGCAGAAAAAAGCAACTTCTCTGAAACTCTGTGGCCATTGGTTCTCCTTTGAACCCTGAGTGGAGGGGGCTCGTCAAATCATCTCAATCACCACTGTATTCTAGTTTCTAcgaaggacaatgatattttgacaacactttgataacttttttgacaatgggatacatgtcatcattttattggtctatttgaatttatgtttaaaaagtatttaaaacaaaccaatcacaaattgtgacgtatacgttgtcaaaaagttattaaaagagtgttgttaaaaaaagtttttccttcTACTAacccacttttttttttcttgcacataatttcataaaatccttatttttttcatgtgcCCATTTTGTTAACCATTATTGGTTACTCCTTCTAGTGTGGGTTAGTATGCAAAAGATCTAATTGATGAACATTCTATTCAAACAAACACCAGCCAAAACTTCATTCGTAAGAGATGAATGCTACTAGTTACGTGCGGTAACAAATCATCCTAACTTATGGATCAGGAAAAGGCTTCAATACCAACCTCAAGTTCTATGGTTGTAGGTAGATGAAATCTTTCAGACACTATATTGTTGCCACGTGGAAGCCAAGCTAATCTTCTTTTTGTGGATGTTATGGATTCCTCAGCTATTGTTCAGGATATGAATTTCTGTTCACTCAATTGCACCATTATTATAAGTCCTTCCATATTGTAGTTTCTGCTAGCCTCAAAAGCCTTGCGCTGTATTTGATTTCTCTGCCACTCCGAGCACAACACTTTCATGGCTGCCTCAGTCTCCACTGTTGGAGCTGTCAACGGAGCTCCAGTATGATCTTTTTCCACTTTTTGCACTTTCTTATCCCTAGTTTCTCAACTGATCcttatattatttgtttcataCAAAAGCTCAATTCATTACTGATATCATTATGTTGGAAAGATACATGTCTATTCATGTTAAATATTTGCTTAAATATGTCAGAACGAAATATGACACTACCTTTATCCTAGTTTAGATAAGAATTATTCTTAAGTTCTCATTTGATAAACATGTCTCAAACAGACAACTTAGTAGTCTGTGGTGATTTTGTTCTCCTGTATGTCGGGTGTTATGTAGTAATGATCAATATGTATGACTAatgataaaaacacatttaaaatggAAGCTTGAGAGGTgagtgaaatttaaaatttagtttgaaGAGTCTGAAAGAGTGGCTACTGTGAATATTGCAGCTGAGCTTGAACAGCTCTGGAGCTGGAGCTTCAGTTCCCAGTTCAGCCTTTTTTGGCAGCAGTTTGAAGAAGGTTACAGTCTCAAGGGTCCCTAACACCAAAATTTCCTCTGGGAGTTTTAAAATTGTTgctgcaaaagagattgatgaGAACCAGCAGACTAATAAGGACAGATGGAGAGGTCTTGCCTACGATATTTCAGATGACCAGCAAGACATCACAAGGGGGAAGGGTATGGTTGATTCCCTTTTCCAAGCTCCAATGAATGATGGAACTCACTATGCAGTCATGAGCTCTTATGAGTACCTCAGCACTGGACTTAAACAGTGAGTGACAGATACTGCTGACTCTAAGACAAACAGTGTTTACTTACCACTTTTATTGTCATGAACTGATAAGGTGAACTCCCTTTTTTGACCTCATTAAACCTGTTCATGATGTGGTATTTCAGGTACAACTTCGATAACACAATGGGCGGTTTTTACATAGCTCCTGCTTTTATGGACAAGCTTGTTGTTCACATCACCAAGAATTTCATGACCCTGCCAAACATCAAGGCATGTAAATTGCACACGTAAATATTGTCCAAGACTTTAGTGAAAGAAACAGGACACAttcaataatttcattcattttacaGATTCCTCTCATTCTTGGTATCTGGGGAGGCAAAGGTCAAGGAAAATCCTTCCAATGCGAGCTTGTGTTTGCCAAGATGGGAATCAAGTGAGTAAATGTTGTATACATGTTACTACTACAGAACAAATCGCTTATATTATATGCATTACCATTATCAACTCTACTCCATTAAAAGCACATTAAGCTTTTAGAGAGATCAAAAccaaatttcaatattttgatgGATCAGAAACTTATTTGGTGCTAATTTCAAGACCTTGTGATGTTCTGATTGCAGTCCTATCATGATGAGTGCTGGAGAGTTGGAGAGTGGAAATGCAGGAGAGCCAGCAAAGTTGATCAGGCAAAGGTACCGTGAAGCTGCTGATATAATAAAGAAGGGAAAGATGTGCGTTCTCTTCATCAACGATCTTGATGCAGGAGCTGGTCGACTTGGTGGAACCACTCAATACACTGTGAACAACCAGATGGTGAATGCCACCCTCATGAACATTGCTGATAACCCCACAAACGTTCAGCTCCCTGGTATGTACAACAAGGAAGAGAATCCCCGTGTGCCCATCGTTGTCACCGGGAACGATTTCTCAACACTGTATGCTCCTCTCATCCGTGATGGTCGTATGGAGAAGTTCTACTGGGCACCTACCAGAGACGACCGAGTTGGTGTCTGCAAGGGAATTTTCCGCACTGACAATGTTCCCGAAGATGACGTTGTCAAAATTGTTGATACCTTCCCTGGCCAATCCATTGGTAAGTAATGTGGGTATTTACACGCAAATAGAATTGAAAATGTTGAAGACATAGATGCAAAACAACAAGACTAATTTCGTATCATATATCATTGCAGATTTCTTTGGTGCACTCAGGGCTAGAGTATATGATGATGAAGTGAGGAAGTGGATTTCTGGTGTTGGTATTGATGGTATTGGGAAGAAGCTTGTGAACTCAAAGGAAGGACCTCCAACCTTTGAGCAGCCCAAGATGAGTTTGAATAAGCTCTTGGAGTATGGTTACATGCTTGTCCAAGAACAAGAGAATGTGAAGAGAGTCCAACTGGCAGACAAGTACTTGAACGAAGCTGCCCTTGGTGATGCCAATCAAGATTCCATCAAGAGAGGAACTTTCTATGGTTTGATCTTTTATCCTGAGACATTCATTCATATAGGATGTTTGCATTGCATATAACATAGTTTTCTATCAATTTAgttataaattcataataatgtATTGCCtacattaacttttttaacaatttgacAAAATTATGTTTCCTGATTGTGTGCAGGCAAAGCGGCTCAGCAAATAAATGTTCCTGTTCCTGAAGGTTGTACTGATCCAAATGCCGAAAACTTCGACCCAACTGCAAGAAGTGATGATGGAACCTGCTTATACACCGTCTGAGAACTTGAGCATTCTCCGCTTGAGGAGAAACTTGGACATAAGATAATCGAATAATTGTATCTAGTTCATACTGGATTGTTATCCCATTTTGTAATTTGAGTTGCATTGTTATCTCATTTTTCAGCCTTTGCTTTGTTGCTTTTCCACGTTTAACTTCTGGTTTGAAACCATGTTAATATTATCCTATCTGGTTATTTCAATCTTGCATACATTGCCTCACAAACTTTAGTTTCTTAGCAACGTAGTTCCATGGAAATCACATACCAGTTTGGGAAAGAAGTTTATTTTAGTAACTTCTAATGTTTtagtaattaacatttttttggaAATATTATTTGCAACAtctaaattcaattaatttcttatatacTCACTATCATATTGATATTTTATGGGTTGTAAAAGAACTACCTAACTTTTAATTTCGGATGATATAgtgattgaaaacaaaaaaaaaataacattggaAGTTTTGTGCATTGCAAGATTTTCAGTAAGTGTATATCTAACTTAACATCTCCATAATGAAATTAGatgtttatgaataaaaatgttagaaataaCACATAAATTCCGACAAATTTTTTGAAGTAGTTTTTTTCAGTTTTGTATCAtgtttaaaagtgaatttatgactaattattttgaaataataatattatcatccgtatcaaataatgtaataaaaaatgactaaaaaataatatacaaaaaatgaTATAGTAGAAATCTGAActcgtaaaaaaaaaacatttaaacagTCATCTCAACCCTCTTCGTCcaaaatgatagaaaataatGTTCAAGACAACGTTTTAGAAAACGACAACAATGAGTTTTTCTCCCAAGAGCACAGAGCAACCTCAACAactttaaaaagtattattagggagaagaaaaattatGCAATCCCAAATTACTTTAGCATTATATGAAAagtattattgttattgaaCATTTTTAAGTAGACTTTAGATGTGTTtgattgaaaaatgattttgcaTTGTTAtatactacttttttttttcattaaaaataaactttaaacttaattcaatcccacaaaattAACTTACAAAGTAATGCCTccatccacttatatactatgaattggtcttatctctagtcgacgtgGAATTTCAATGTGTCCATTCTTGCcacaataattacaatattaCCACAATAATTACAAGCAGAGGAGGTGAAAGTGGTGTATGTGGTGGCAGAACCGATGTCGTGAGTCTTAGCTATAGCAATTAGATTTCCACTAGACACTTGCCTTGTTGTGCCACCAGTGAAAAAAGTTTGGCGTTGTTCGGAATAGGGTGCAGTAGAAGCACATGTAATGTGACGTTAGTAAATTGATCATTTAATCCCcgtaaaaattacataatttggTCTCCTTGCCTTCTTTGTTTGACAACAATAAGAAGTTCACAACCACAATCGGGTTTATAGATACAAAGAAGTTATGGGCGGAAATTTTCTATCTCATCCCAGAGAATATGCAGTTTGGTGAAATACTCAGAAACGGTAAGATCATCTTGATGAAGAGTAACAATGTCAAATTGAAGGCTAGAAATGCGAGAAAATttgttctttaggtcgttccaGATCTCCTAGGCTTTATTAATCCATATGATACTTTTGTTTGATGGACATGGAAATCGAATGGACGATCCATGAGACAACCATGTTGTTTCCACAATTCCAGGCGTCATGCTCTGGCTTGTCCTTTTCAGGTGGACGAACGTCGTCACAAATTCGATCTTGATTTTGGTGCTGAGAGCAGTTAACAGCGACTCCAAGAGTGATAATTTTTATCATCGAGAACCAATGAAACAAGAGCAGCGATTGGATTCTCGCTGGGGTGAAGGTACAGATAATTTGTACGAAGCTTTCTTCAGCCATGACTGAAGcaagaacaagaaaagaaaggaaaaacaagaaaaggagaagaggaagcaGAGTTACGTAgtagagctctgataccataccAAGATAATGAACAAAATCTATGGTGCAAAGAACATTCAACAGATTGGCAATGCAAATCATGGGAAAAAGAAGCGTGAAGATCATACCTTAAAGAGAAGAAGCAGCAAATGAACCCTTGAGGAGAAGATGCAGCAAAAGAACCCAAAGTACAATGAAATGGTAACAAAGAGCaaagtaagataaaaaaaatgatgcaTCTTAGAGAGAATCTAGAAAAACGTAAtgtattgaaaaatgtaataatatgtGTACATAGtcaacaaaaaggaaaaataaaaagaaaaaaaaacgaggaAGGAAAAATATAGAATGGGCCGCAATGTGTAGGCCCAATATA contains these protein-coding regions:
- the LOC106764908 gene encoding ribulose bisphosphate carboxylase/oxygenase activase, chloroplastic, with protein sequence MAASVSTVGAVNGAPLSLNSSGAGASVPSSAFFGSSLKKVTVSRVPNTKISSGSFKIVAAKEIDENQQTNKDRWRGLAYDISDDQQDITRGKGMVDSLFQAPMNDGTHYAVMSSYEYLSTGLKQYNFDNTMGGFYIAPAFMDKLVVHITKNFMTLPNIKIPLILGIWGGKGQGKSFQCELVFAKMGINPIMMSAGELESGNAGEPAKLIRQRYREAADIIKKGKMCVLFINDLDAGAGRLGGTTQYTVNNQMVNATLMNIADNPTNVQLPGMYNKEENPRVPIVVTGNDFSTLYAPLIRDGRMEKFYWAPTRDDRVGVCKGIFRTDNVPEDDVVKIVDTFPGQSIDFFGALRARVYDDEVRKWISGVGIDGIGKKLVNSKEGPPTFEQPKMSLNKLLEYGYMLVQEQENVKRVQLADKYLNEAALGDANQDSIKRGTFYGKAAQQINVPVPEGCTDPNAENFDPTARSDDGTCLYTV